From Desulfonatronum thiosulfatophilum:
GGATCCATCATCTACTGATTCTGATTGATCCATCCAAATTACTGCTGACCGGCGGCTCCATATGCGGTCCGGTGGGCATTTACGCAATGATAGACGTGAGTGATGCATACAAGGAGCATGCTGGGCAGCAGAACGGCTGAGGAATCATTTTTTAAAAAATCAAAAGAAATTACTCAGCAGCGTTCCGGCTTGTCTTGATTTATCGGCCTCGCAATTATTTCGCCGGCTTCGTAACATCGAACCATTGCCCGAATAACACCAGTTGGCGTTTCAGGCGTCCGGCAATGGTTCGATGAACGAATCCTGGCTCAGTCAGACAAGTGATGCCCAAATAATCAAGACAAGCCGGAACACTCTCTGTCTCGTCAAGAAAAAGTGCTGAGTAGTTACAAAACAAGAATTTTTGAGTTTGAGTTGTATTTTTTTCAAACGGAGGAGTTGACATGAAACACGCATTCAAATTCGGATTTCTGATCTTGGCTGCGCTATTGCTGGTCGGACTCGTCGGACCGGTGCAGGCCCAGACACAGCTCAGGGAATTGGGACGGAGTCCGTTTTATCCGGTTGAGATGAACACGGTGAGTGATTTCCAGGAGATGGTTAGGGAGACGTTGCCGGCCATTCGAGAAGGCTTCAGCATGATGGGTGCACCGGATTTGGTGGACCCGTTTGTGGACCAGGTCCGACAGGGCAATGTGGAACAAACCAGCATTCCGCCTGGACAGAGAATGCAGTGGATGATGTTCAGAACGGATGGACGCATTGAAATCATCAATGACCTTGTCTGGGCGGGCCCACAGCCTTTCAACGCCTTTCAGCTCTTTGTGGACAGTGGCCCGAACAGGCATGTGTTCATCGTACCCGCGGTGTGTGGAAACATAACCCTGGCGCAGACGATTCAAGCGCCGGCCCCCGCACCGGCCCCGACCCAGCAGCCGGCTCCAGCGCCCGCACCGGCTCCGACCCCGGCTCCGACCCCTCCTCCGGTTGACGAAGTCCAGGAACTGGTCACAAGAATACCCGGCAATTTTGTTGCCGATCTCGGCTACATGCATCAACCTAATGCGGCCAATTACGCATTGTTCCGTATTGGGTACAGGTATCCCATCCATCAAAATATTTCCATTCTGGGCATGGTCGGTTTCGCTCCCGTTTTCAGGGGAGACGGCGACGATGATTCGTTCATGATCGATCTGCTGGCGAACTATCATTACCATCGTATGTTTTTTGGAGCCGGCGTCGGCTTCTGGACTTCCAGCGACAACGATCGTTTCGATCTCATCGTGAATACGGGGTACAGAATTTACGGAGAACCGAACCAGTTCAACGCATCCCTCTTTCTGGAAGCCAGAGGGGCCGTAGATGAGCTGGATGACCTGAGGGATTATGGACGATTCGGGGGCGGATTGCGTTTGGAATTCTAAAGCTTGAACCGCTTCAATTCATCTGATCGTATGACATGTTGTAAATCTTCGGAGCGAGGATCGGGTTGTTCAACCGCAACGACCGGCAACCTTGCCCCGGACGATGTAAATGATTCGAAACCAGGCAAACATGAACTAAATGTCTGCTCCGGTTCAAGCTCGGCACGGTATCCGGGATGACGAGCAAGACATAGCGTACCTGCTCAGCCCCAGACTGCTTGTCTTGTTTGCGGATTCGCTTCACAGTGAATGAAACAGAGGAAAGCGACACATGAAAGTCTCACCAGCAAAATCCGTCATGATTGACAGCCATGATCGGAACCAGGGGAGCTTTCTGATTCCGAAACATGGAGGATACTACCAAATGAGAAACCACCAAAGGTGGCATTTGAAAAGCAACCGTAGAAGGCTGCAAGATTCCGGAAAAGTCGGCAGGTTGATGCTTTGGATCTTGGGAGCGCCGATTCCGGTTCTGGTGCTTTTTTTTCTGATCCGCGGCTGGATTTGACGGGAGTACTTGTGGTTCAACGCGAGGAAGGAACAGATCCATGCCACGTAACAGGGATCCCCACATCTCCTCTGCACCCCGCGCCGACAGGTCGTACCCGGGGTCGGACAACATTTATTCCACGTACTCCAAGACATCTGAAACAACAAAGAAAGACGCGTTATGAAAAGGCCCTTCCGCACGATATCCATGGCTGTGGTCATTGCCATGGGGATGCTGTTGCTTGCATCGGTGCACGCCATATCGGCGGCCGATTCAGGCGCCTACGCGGAAGTGCGTTCGACAATTCACGGGAACGGTTACCAGAGCCGAGTTCAAGAACTGCCGGATGAGACATTCAACATCTCAAGAGAAGGAAATTCCTGGGACATTCAAAAAGTGGACGGCAACCGGATCGGCCTCTTTTCCGTCCTTGAACCTGATGAAGTATTTCCCCATGATCTCGCGGCTGGTTTTGGATTCGAATCCTCCTTCCTGTCCAACACTGAGAATTTTTCCCAGTTTGAGCGTTTTTTTATCCATAATCCGCCATTTACTAATGCATATCAATCAGACCCCTTCAAGCAACGGATGAAACCGAGCCCGGAAGGGATCGGCTCCTTTATCTCCTATGACCTGTTCCATGGATTGCGCATTTTTGGAGGCGGAGGCCGTTGGTTCCAGCATGAGCCTACCCCTGTCAAGCCGTGGTTCGTCCGATCAGGGCTGGAATTTGAAATGCCCAAAGCGTGGCTTGACGTCGGGCTTCGGCCCATCGGCTCCATCAACATCCGCAATTTCAAAGACGATGAATGGTACATGGATGTCTCCATGCGGGCCGGATTCCAAATTGAAAACTCGCTGCTCCTGAACCACAGGCTTCTTTTTTTGATCGAATATTTTTTCGGCCGATCACCGGATGGAGAGTTTTATATCCGGGATGTCGAATCCATTGGCATCAGGCTCAATTATTTCTATGATTAGCACGGCAGTAGCATAACAGATCTCATCGGCAAGGCGTTGCAAAAATATTGCCCGCGGAACATCCGGATAAATACGGAACTGCCCTGTGCTTGGGCGGGACGCCGCGATGTTGTGGAAAAGAACGCTGTTGCGTCAGAGGCAACTACTCAAAGGCCCGGCATGCACTTTGAATTTATTGGAGTTCAACCGGCCCTCAACCGCAAGACAATGAGGAAAAAATGATCATTCAAGTAAACACTGACAAGCATATCGAAGGTCGTGAGAAGCTGTCCGCCGAAGTTCAGAATACCGTGGAAGAAAGCTTGGCCAAGCACCGCGACCATGTCACTCGCGTGGAAGTCCATCTCAGTGACGAAAACAGCCTCGTTCGCGGCGGCGACAACGACAAGCGCTGCATGATGGAAGCCCGCCTCAAGGGCCGCAACCCCATCGCTGTGACGCACAAGGCCGGGACATTGACCATGGCCGTGGAAGGAGCGGCAAACAAGCTGGAAACATCCCTCGGCAATATCCTGGGGAAGCTGAAGAACCATCAGAATCCGGCCGTACGGGAGATGAAAACCGCCATGCCCGCCACCCCTGACGAAATGGCTGAGATGGAAAGTGCAACGGAAATCGAGCGAGAGATGGAAATGAAGGATGAACCGGATCAGGATTCCAAATGCTGAGGGAGAAATGCTGGTTGAAAGTGGGTGCTCAAATCTGCCGTGTCGACAGACTTTGCCGCATTCCGGTCGCCAGCCAATCCAGTACCAGGGCCGGCGATACTTGGTCACGCAGCGCTTCTTCAGCTTCATCGAGCCGCAGGTCGATCCGCCGCCAAATCCGGGGATGCCCCTGGGCCTGAAAGACCCTGGAAAGCTCTGAATCCGAGACGCCTTGGCATGCCTTGATCAGACTGCGTCGTGTAGCATGGATCATGTTGAACGCCAGGGCGCGGTCGACCTGCCCCTTGGCCATGGTTTTGCCGAACCAGCCCCGCCCTGACTTGAGGAACACGCAGAGCGCCTCCTCCCATTCCGGGGCAACCGCGGCAGACCCGGCCGCTTCCAAATCCCAGGGCAGGGTAACGACCCAGCTCCGGGAGACCAGGGTCGGCAACAGGCGTTCGCGTTGCGGAGTCAGGAGGACGAAGCTGTTCCGGGAATCCGTCTCTTCCATGGATTTAAGCAGGGCATTGGCGGCTTCCACGGTCAACTCCTGCGCCTCGCCCAGCACGAGAACCCTGCGCTTCCCGCTCCGCGGAGCCTGCCCCAAAAGCCCCCGCAACTCCCGCACCGCATCGATGCTGATCCGCCCTTCCCGACCGTCAAGATAGATCAAGTCCAAAAATGCCGCATCCCGAATCTGAGTGCATGCCGGACAGCTCCGGCATGGTTCTCGACCTGATTCGCGGTTCAGCAATGCCATGCAGTTCAGCAACGCAACCCAGTACAGCCCGAGCTTTTCACGATCCTCAGCTGCTCCGCCCTCCAGCAACAGAACTCTCGGCGGACGTTCGATCAGACGGGAAAGACAATCCAGGACCCTGTCCTGACCTCTCAGCGAGAAAGGGTCGATCGCTTTACCAGTTTCGCTCTCCTGGGATGGGTTGTTCATCGCAATCCACGTCAGCCTCTGCGTTCAATGGTCTGCCTGCGGTCCGGCCCCACGGAAATAATGGATACGGGCACGCCCAGTTCCAGCTCGATCCGCTGAATGTAGATCTGGGCCGCAACGGGCAGATCCTCCCAGGAAACGGCTGCGCTGATGTCTTCCTGCCAGCCCTCCACTTCTTCATACCGGGGCTGAACCTCGGCCATCAGACCTTCGCCCTGGGGAGGATAGAGCAGAGTTTTACCGTTGTGATCGTACCCGGTGCAGATCTGGATCCGGTCCAGGCCGCTGAGGACGTCCAGCTTGGTCAGGACGACTTCATGCACGCCGTTGAGGCGGACGGATTCCCGGAGCAGCGGCAGATCCAGCCACCCGCAGCGTCGCTTGCGGCCCGTGGTCGCGCCGAACTCGCCGCCCTGGTGCTGCAGGCGCTCGCCCACCGCATCGAACAGTTCCGTTGGAAACGGTCCGGAACCGACCCTGGTGGTATACGCCTTGACGATCCCCAGCACCGTGCCCAGGTCCCTCGGGGAACATCCCGCCCCGGCAGCGGCATTGCCGGAGACGGTGTTGGAGGATGTCACAAAGGGATAGGTGCCGTGATCAATATCCAGGTGCGTTCCCTGAGCGCCCTCGAACAGGATATTTTGCCCGGACTTGACGGCCAGGGCAATGCGTTCCGACACGTCGCCGAGGTACTCGACCAGCCGCGCCCCATGCTCCATGACTTCGTTGAAAACAGAATCCCCATCCATGGCTTCAGCGCCGAAGTAGTTCGTGAACAGCGCATTCTTTTCCGCCAGGGCTTCGATGATCTTGGATCGCAGCAGGTCCGGCTTTGCAAAGTCTCCGGCTCTGATGCCGATCCGCGCGACCTTGTCTTCATAGCAGGGACCGATGCCCCTGCCGGTGGTGCCGATTTTCTCGCCGGTACGCTTTTCTTCCCGTACTTTGTCCAGAAGGCGGTGGTACGGCATGATCACGTGGGTCTTGGGGCTGATCGCCAGGCGTTTCGAACCGACATCAATGCCGCGTGCGGCCAAGGCGTCCAGTTCACGGCAAAAAACTTCCGGGTCCAGGACCACGCCATTGCCGATCAGACAGACCTTGCCGGAATGCAGAATACCAGAGGGGATCAAGTGCAGGATGAATGTTTCCCCGCCCACGACCAAGGTATGACCGGCATTGTTCCCGCCTTGAAAGCGTACGATCAGTTCCGCGCGCTCCGTCAACAGATCAACGATCTTGCCCTTGCCCTCATCACCCCACTGGGTGCCGACGATTACCACATTTGACATTAACCACTCCTTGAAAGTACCTATGGAAGTTTGCGCAAGACGACCTCACTCCCTAAAAAAGGCCGTCCATAAAGTCAATGCATCTCAAAAAAATGCACGATCATTTCAATAAGAACCTCGGTCCTTACGATTTTTTTTCCTCTCGTTCGGCAGACAACTGTCCCGGTACAGCCTTTAGGGCCGCAACCTTCTCAGAGTCCGCTCCTGCTCAACCTCAGACCATCCCACGCGAATCGTAACCTCGATATCTTCATGATCCTGACGATTATCCCGGGGTGCGACGGATGTTTTGCCGGACGCAAGCACGTCCAGTCCGGCGGATGCTTGTATCGCCCATGAAAAACATCGTTTCGACTCTTCCCGGCCCGCGCGCCCGCCTGCTCATTTTTTTACTGGTGTTTGTTCAGCTCATCCTGGTGAACAACATGCTCTGGAATGCCCGTCCCCCGGGATTGATCGCTCCTGTAATCAGGGTCCTGGCGCCGGAATCGGAATTGGTGCATTCCCAAATCTCTCCTTACGGACCGGGCCTGGAACGAGAGCTGGTGGAATTGTTCGCGGAGCAGGCCGGAATGCACCCTGTCTGGATCCACATGGACAGCGCCGGCGCAGCCTGGGATGAGCTGAGCCGCCACCGGGCCGATCTCTTGGTGGGCGCCGGCTATGCCCCCCCGCGCCACCTTTTGGATGTCCTGGTGGCTCCTGTATCCGCCGGCCCCACCTACGCCCGCCATTCCGTGGGCGTGGTTCATCAACGAAACAACCAGGGCTCACCGGACCTCTCCGACCTGTGCGCGGAGCAGCTGCTCCTGCCGGAGAACACCCTGCTCCGGCAAACATACGCCCGACTATTGGACGACCTCGCGTGCACGACGCCGGCCCTATTCACGAATGAAGGATCATTGCCGGTCCAGTTCGCTGCCATGGTGGAATCCGATGCCCGCTATACCCTCGTGGATACCGGTCGCTTTACGCTCTGGGAGCCGTTCTACGCGGACCTGCAGCTCGCCGACAGTCTGGATGCCTCACTGGAATACCGCTGGTTCTGGCGCGGGGATCATGCCGGACCCGCGAAACATCTGGAACGGTTCTGGAAAACAATGATTACGGACAGCGAGCTGACCAGGATTCAGGACAAGTACCTCGGATTCCTTCCGGACAGGAGCGATCACTTTGCCCTGCGCCATTTTCTGGAGACCTTGCAGCGCGAACTCCCACGCTACAGCAAAACCATCCTTAAAGCGGCCGAGCGCCATGAAATCGACCCGTTGCTGCTCATTGCCCTGATCTATCACGAATCCATGTTCGATGCCTCGGCGGTCAGCCGGACCGGTGTACGCGGGATCATGCAGATCACCCAGGCCACGGCCCAAGCCCTCGGCCTGGACGATCCCATGAATCCCACCGGGAGCATCATGGCGGGAGCAGCCTATCTGCGCCAGCTATGGGATCGTTTGGACAGGCCGGACATAGCGGAATGGGACCGCTGGTTTCTGGCCTTATCAGCCTACAACCAGGGACTGGGGCATACCTGGGACGCCATGCGCTTGGCCGGAGAATTCGGATTGGTGGAAACGAGCTGGAACGACGTGAAAACCGTTTTTCCCCTGCTCAGCCAACAGGAATACTTCAGCAGGGCCCGCCACGGTTATACCAGGGGATTCGAGGCCGTGGCCCATGTCGAGGCGATCCGATACTACTACTACATCCTGCACGGCCTATTCGTCCTTGAGCGCCCTGAAGGGAAGCACCTTGGCCGGCTTGGATTCGCGCCCTTTCTGTCCTGACCCGGGCAGCGGCAACGCCGGCGGATCCAGATCTTTTTTCGGTTTCTGCTGGGCCGCCCAATGATGGTTGAAGAGATGATTTTTCCAGCGTACGACCTGAATCAAGCCCAGAATCATGACGGCCTGTTCCCATTTTTTCGTCGGCTGAAACTCGGCGGCCATGCTCTCGTATTTGTCCCATAACGCGGTCAATGAGGCCTCATCGAACGCCGCAAGCTGATCAGCCAACTTGATTAACACCTTTTCCACGGGTATTGCCTTCCTTCGTTTTGATGCATTCATTTGAGACAGCACACTGCTGCTTTGGCTCTGTCTAAGCGTTCCGGCCCGGCTTTTCAAGCCGCCTGATCCGGATGCGACCCAGGTTCTGATGCCCCTCATGCCCTTATTCCCCGGATCACTCGCAGCGGGATGCGAAAGCGGCTATCGCCCAATAGACTTTCAACTCGTTTCAACCGAAAACGGAGCATAAATGCAGGATTTGAAAAATATCTACCGGACCCTGTCCTCGGATCCCTTTCCGAAGACCATGACCATTCGCCTGGGGGACCAGGAACTGCTTTTTCACAAGCGTTCCTGGCACATCGACGGCGAGGACCGCGGCCTGCGTTACGGCGAAAACCCGGATCAGCCCGCGGCCCTCTACGCTCTTGCCGAAGGAACTTTGGAACTGGACGGAATTAAATTTCGCGACGCAGGCGACGGGCTGGTCTCCGCCGTTACCGAGGAGCACATGCTCCAGTCCGGCAAACACCCGGGAAAGATCAACCTCACGGACGTGGACAACGGAATCAACATTCTGCAGTACCTGCACGCCAAGCCTGCGGCCGTGATCCTCAAGCACAACAATCCCTGCGGCGCCGCGTGGAATGAGCAGGGGCTGGAAACCGCCCTCAAGAACGCTTACTGGAGCGACCGCATCGCCGCCTTCGGCGGTACCGTTGTCGTCAACCGGACCGTAGACATCGCCTGTGCCGCCTTTCTCGGGGAGTCCTACTTTGAAGTCGTGGCCGCGCCGGAATACGATCCCCAGGCCCTGGAACTCCTCAAAAAGCGCAAGAACCTGCGTATCCTCCGCCTAGCGGGGCTGGCCCGTCTCGAGGAATTCGCCGGGAAACCGTTTCTGGACATCAAGTCCCTGGCCGACGGGGGCATGATCGTCCAGTTTTCCTTTACCAACCGGATTCGAACCCCCCAGGACTTCCTGCCGGCCAAAGCCGAAAAGGACAATGTTCTGTTCCAGGCCAGGACGCCGAACCCCAGGGAAATGGACGATCTGCTCTTTGCCTGGGCCGTGGAAGCCGGGGTCACGTCAAATTCCGTTCTTTTCGTGCGTGATGGAGCTACCGTTGCCGTAGGAACCGGCGAGCAGGACCGGGTCGGATGCGTCCAGCTGACCATTCACAAGGCCTACACCAAATACGCCGACTGGCTCTGCTTTACCGAACAGGGCATCTCCCTTTACGAGTTGCAGGCCAAGGCCGAATCCGACGACCAGGCCCGCACCGCGCTGGATGACATTCAATCCCGGACCCAACTGGCCAAGGGCGGGCTGCCCGGATCGGTTCTGGTTTCCGACGGCTTTTTCCCCTTTCGTGACGGCGTGGATCTGGCCGTAGCCCAGGGCGTCATGGCCATTGCCCAGCCCGGCGGCTCGATCCGGGACCATGAAATCATCGAGGCGGTCAACCAAGCCGAGCCCCAGGTGGCCATGGTCTTCACCGGCCAGCGGTCCTTCCGGCATTAGGGCCTGACGGCTCTCATCTCCCCCTATACTGCGATCAGGGTCTGACTCTTCGATCCGGGAAAGCAAGGCAAAGGACAATGTTTTGATCAAGCCCCAGGTCCCACCAGGACCAGGTACCATCGTCGAATACCTCCAGGACAACCAGGTCCACCTGGCCGTGGTGATTGAGGAACAGAGCGGCCGAGTCCGGCTGTTTACCCAGCGCGGCCGGGAAATGGTCCTCCCCGCTGCCCGGCTGCTGCCCTGGCACGGCCCGAAATACCCCCACCCCGCCACCCGAAGCGAGATGGAAGAGCGCCTGGCTTGCCATCTGGAACAGCGGACTGAACTGGCCGGGACCATTGAGGTGATGGATATCTGGAATCTGGCCCAGGGTGAAATGACCTCCGCCCCCCTGGAGTGGTTCGCGGAGCTGATCTGGGACAGTCCGAATCATGACCAGCTTTCCGCCATGGGTCGTGTCCTGCTGGACGCCAAGACGCATTTCAAGTTTCAGCCCCCCTCCTTCCTGATCTACCCGGAACAGACCGTGCAAGCCCGGCTGGCCGAGCAGGAGGCCGCCCGTGAACACCAGGAACTGGTCGTGGCCGGCCAGGACTTTTTCAATCAGCTCTGGAAAACGGGCAATACGGACGGCTGCCCGCCGGAACCCGCCGCCGGAAGGCTGAAAGACCTGCTCCTGCGACGGATTTCGAATCCCGAAGATGCCTCTCAGGACGAGCTCTGGCGCAACCTGATTAAGAAGCTGCCGGAACATCCGCAGCAGGCCTTGATCCTGGCCCAGGCCTGGGGCCTTGTTCCGCCCCACCACAATCACCTCCTGGACCAGGCCGGTTATGAATGGCAGGACGCGTGGGCTCGCGACCACGACCTTGAAATCCGGAACTTGAGCGATGCGGTCCGTGCCCGGACCGGATCTTTCGAGCCCCTGCGCTTGTTCAGCGTGGACTCGGAAACAACGCAGGACATTGACGACGCCTTTGCTCTGGAGCGCACCGCCGACGGAGGATTTCACCTGACCCTGGCCATTGCCTGCCCGGCTCTGGAATGGCCATGGGGATCGGAACTGGATGCAGCCATTGCCCAGCGCGCGTCCAGCCTCTACCTTCCTGAAGGTGTCTGCCACATGCTTCCCGAAGAGCTGGGCATCGGCCTGTTCAGCCTGCGGGAAAACGAACCCCGCCCTGCCCTGCTTCTGGAATTCGAGCTGGATTCAGAGGCCCGGGTCAAATCACTGCAACCCCGTATGGGCTGGGTTCAGGTTTGGTCCAATACCCATTATGATCAGGTGGAACAGGATATCCTGGAGGGGCGTGAACCCTTTGCCGCGGCCCACGTTCTGGCGGCCATGCTCCGCGACCGCCGAATCCGCCAGGGCGCCGTGGTCTTTGATCAGCCGGATCCACAATTGAAGCTGACAGGAGAGGACGCCAACCTGCAGGTGCTCCTGGAGTCGAAAGATCCCGCTCACAAAGCCCAGCTTTTGGTCAGCGAATTCATGGTCCTGGCCAATGCCGAACTGGCCCGATGGGCTTGCGCCAATGATCTGCCGCTCCTTTTTCGAACCCAGAACGTGGCCTTGCCGCCGGGAACGGGTGGACATTATACACGACCCGAGGACATGTACCGGATGGCCCGCATGCTGGCCAACGCAACACTGCAGACCAAGCCGGTGCTGCATGCCAGCCTGGGCGTCCAGGCCTATGCCTCGGTCACCTCGCCGCTGCGCCGATATGTGGATTTTTTGAATCTTGGACAAGTCGCAGCGTGGCTGCAAAGCGGATCCGGCAGATTGGGCAAGGCGGACCTTGAAGCCGGCCTGCCCATGTGGCGATCGCGTCTCGAGGCCGTCGGCCGGGTGCAACGCTACCGGATGCGCTACTGGAAGCTGGAATATTTGCGCCTCCAGGGACCGCAAAAATTTTGGTCCGCTGTTCTGGTGGACGAAACACCGACTCAGGCAGTATTCTCCCTGCCCGCGGAACAGGTGATGGTTCGTGCCCCGAAACGACTGTTGGGAGACAAATTTTGCATTGGAGGGAGCTACCTGCTGCGACTGAGCAGAGTTGATCCATTGCTCAATGAGATAAAAGTGGTGGAAGTCATAGAAGATCAATCAATTGAAAAGGAGTAGACAATGTTTACGATTCTCTGGTTGGGCATGAGCTACGTGGTTGGGGCCATCCCGTTCGGCTTGCTGTTGACCAAAATGCGGGGCCTCCCCGATCCGCGCAAGCATGGCAGCCGCAACATGGGCGCCACGAATGTGGCTCGCGTCTGCGGCACAGGGTGCGGCGTCGCGACACTGTTGCTGGACATGCTCAAAGGATTTTTTCCGGTTGCCGTGGCGGTCTCCTTCAGCAACTCCTGGTTCTTCATTACCCTCACAGCCCTGGCCGTGCTTCTGGGCCATATGTATTCCGTCTTTCTGAGTGGAAAAGGAGGAAAAGGAGCGGCCACCACCGTCGGTCTGTACCTGGGGTTGGCCTTTTGGCCCACGTTTCTCGGCCTCCTCGTCTGCCTGACCGTGATCAAGCTGGGCGGATTCGTCTCCCTCGGTTCCCTGACCCTGGTCACCTTGATGCCCATTTTGCTGCTCCTCACCGGTATGTATAATTTTCTTCCGTTGTCCCTGCTCGTCATGATCCTGGTCTATGCCCGACACAAGGACAACATTCAGCGCCTGGCCAAGGGGGAAGAACAACCCTGGAGATGTTGCGCATAGGTCAGCGTCGTCGTATCCCGCCCGCGAAACCGCGCGGCGGGATTTTTTTTTGCGTGCAAGGAGAATTTCATGGGCTCAACAATCTGCTTGAACCGCATGCGCCGCATGCTTGAAATCTCGATGATCCTCGGCCTGGTCCTGCTCTTCACCGCGCCGGGCTGGAGCCGTGAGGAATCACCGGCCGGCACCGGACAGTCGCGCCCGGACCGGGTCGTGCCGACGGGCAGTGTCAAAATCAGCGGAAACCATCAGTTCCCAGGACATCTTAATGGTGATCAGGGCAAGGTTTCGGTGTCGCATTCCCGTGTCGATGCATCCTATTCCCGGTACACTCTGAGCTGGCAGACATCCTGGTATTCCTGGCAGGACAAGCATGCCCTGCCCTTTGGCGACGCAAGAACAGATCCATGGAACGATTTGCACTCGCTCTCACTGCTGGTGGACCAGCGGGGACGCCTATCATCACGTTGGTCCTATTTTGTTCAGGGAGCAATCCGCTCCGGGTTCGAGAAGCAGATATCGCGTTCCTTGGGCATCGCTGCCAACGGCGGCGTGATCTACGGCTGGGATGAAGACTGGTCCTTGGGCCTCGGTGGGTACATCGGTCTGGCCCCCACCAGCCGTTTCGGCTTTTCCAGCACTTTTGCCATGGTCGGTCCCTTTGTCCAATATCGTCACCCCGGCGCCACGG
This genomic window contains:
- a CDS encoding transglycosylase SLT domain-containing protein, whose product is MKNIVSTLPGPRARLLIFLLVFVQLILVNNMLWNARPPGLIAPVIRVLAPESELVHSQISPYGPGLERELVELFAEQAGMHPVWIHMDSAGAAWDELSRHRADLLVGAGYAPPRHLLDVLVAPVSAGPTYARHSVGVVHQRNNQGSPDLSDLCAEQLLLPENTLLRQTYARLLDDLACTTPALFTNEGSLPVQFAAMVESDARYTLVDTGRFTLWEPFYADLQLADSLDASLEYRWFWRGDHAGPAKHLERFWKTMITDSELTRIQDKYLGFLPDRSDHFALRHFLETLQRELPRYSKTILKAAERHEIDPLLLIALIYHESMFDASAVSRTGVRGIMQITQATAQALGLDDPMNPTGSIMAGAAYLRQLWDRLDRPDIAEWDRWFLALSAYNQGLGHTWDAMRLAGEFGLVETSWNDVKTVFPLLSQQEYFSRARHGYTRGFEAVAHVEAIRYYYYILHGLFVLERPEGKHLGRLGFAPFLS
- a CDS encoding HPF/RaiA family ribosome-associated protein — translated: MIIQVNTDKHIEGREKLSAEVQNTVEESLAKHRDHVTRVEVHLSDENSLVRGGDNDKRCMMEARLKGRNPIAVTHKAGTLTMAVEGAANKLETSLGNILGKLKNHQNPAVREMKTAMPATPDEMAEMESATEIEREMEMKDEPDQDSKC
- a CDS encoding DUF1207 domain-containing protein, whose translation is MKRPFRTISMAVVIAMGMLLLASVHAISAADSGAYAEVRSTIHGNGYQSRVQELPDETFNISREGNSWDIQKVDGNRIGLFSVLEPDEVFPHDLAAGFGFESSFLSNTENFSQFERFFIHNPPFTNAYQSDPFKQRMKPSPEGIGSFISYDLFHGLRIFGGGGRWFQHEPTPVKPWFVRSGLEFEMPKAWLDVGLRPIGSINIRNFKDDEWYMDVSMRAGFQIENSLLLNHRLLFLIEYFFGRSPDGEFYIRDVESIGIRLNYFYD
- a CDS encoding adenylosuccinate synthase, which produces MSNVVIVGTQWGDEGKGKIVDLLTERAELIVRFQGGNNAGHTLVVGGETFILHLIPSGILHSGKVCLIGNGVVLDPEVFCRELDALAARGIDVGSKRLAISPKTHVIMPYHRLLDKVREEKRTGEKIGTTGRGIGPCYEDKVARIGIRAGDFAKPDLLRSKIIEALAEKNALFTNYFGAEAMDGDSVFNEVMEHGARLVEYLGDVSERIALAVKSGQNILFEGAQGTHLDIDHGTYPFVTSSNTVSGNAAAGAGCSPRDLGTVLGIVKAYTTRVGSGPFPTELFDAVGERLQHQGGEFGATTGRKRRCGWLDLPLLRESVRLNGVHEVVLTKLDVLSGLDRIQICTGYDHNGKTLLYPPQGEGLMAEVQPRYEEVEGWQEDISAAVSWEDLPVAAQIYIQRIELELGVPVSIISVGPDRRQTIERRG
- a CDS encoding IMP cyclohydrolase, with product MQDLKNIYRTLSSDPFPKTMTIRLGDQELLFHKRSWHIDGEDRGLRYGENPDQPAALYALAEGTLELDGIKFRDAGDGLVSAVTEEHMLQSGKHPGKINLTDVDNGINILQYLHAKPAAVILKHNNPCGAAWNEQGLETALKNAYWSDRIAAFGGTVVVNRTVDIACAAFLGESYFEVVAAPEYDPQALELLKKRKNLRILRLAGLARLEEFAGKPFLDIKSLADGGMIVQFSFTNRIRTPQDFLPAKAEKDNVLFQARTPNPREMDDLLFAWAVEAGVTSNSVLFVRDGATVAVGTGEQDRVGCVQLTIHKAYTKYADWLCFTEQGISLYELQAKAESDDQARTALDDIQSRTQLAKGGLPGSVLVSDGFFPFRDGVDLAVAQGVMAIAQPGGSIRDHEIIEAVNQAEPQVAMVFTGQRSFRH
- the plsY gene encoding glycerol-3-phosphate 1-O-acyltransferase PlsY, which produces MFTILWLGMSYVVGAIPFGLLLTKMRGLPDPRKHGSRNMGATNVARVCGTGCGVATLLLDMLKGFFPVAVAVSFSNSWFFITLTALAVLLGHMYSVFLSGKGGKGAATTVGLYLGLAFWPTFLGLLVCLTVIKLGGFVSLGSLTLVTLMPILLLLTGMYNFLPLSLLVMILVYARHKDNIQRLAKGEEQPWRCCA
- a CDS encoding ribonuclease catalytic domain-containing protein, coding for MIKPQVPPGPGTIVEYLQDNQVHLAVVIEEQSGRVRLFTQRGREMVLPAARLLPWHGPKYPHPATRSEMEERLACHLEQRTELAGTIEVMDIWNLAQGEMTSAPLEWFAELIWDSPNHDQLSAMGRVLLDAKTHFKFQPPSFLIYPEQTVQARLAEQEAAREHQELVVAGQDFFNQLWKTGNTDGCPPEPAAGRLKDLLLRRISNPEDASQDELWRNLIKKLPEHPQQALILAQAWGLVPPHHNHLLDQAGYEWQDAWARDHDLEIRNLSDAVRARTGSFEPLRLFSVDSETTQDIDDAFALERTADGGFHLTLAIACPALEWPWGSELDAAIAQRASSLYLPEGVCHMLPEELGIGLFSLRENEPRPALLLEFELDSEARVKSLQPRMGWVQVWSNTHYDQVEQDILEGREPFAAAHVLAAMLRDRRIRQGAVVFDQPDPQLKLTGEDANLQVLLESKDPAHKAQLLVSEFMVLANAELARWACANDLPLLFRTQNVALPPGTGGHYTRPEDMYRMARMLANATLQTKPVLHASLGVQAYASVTSPLRRYVDFLNLGQVAAWLQSGSGRLGKADLEAGLPMWRSRLEAVGRVQRYRMRYWKLEYLRLQGPQKFWSAVLVDETPTQAVFSLPAEQVMVRAPKRLLGDKFCIGGSYLLRLSRVDPLLNEIKVVEVIEDQSIEKE